From Myotis daubentonii chromosome 7, mMyoDau2.1, whole genome shotgun sequence, a single genomic window includes:
- the HOXD3 gene encoding homeobox protein Hox-D3, with the protein MLFEQGQQALELPECTMQKAAYYENPGLFGGYGYSKATDTYGYSAPHQPFPPPTAANSLDTEYPGSACSIQSSAPLRAPAHKAAELNGSCMRPGTGNSQGGGSSQPPGLNTEQQPPQPPPPPPTLPPSSPTNSGGGVPAKKVKGGPNASGSSATISKQIFPWMKESRQNSKQKNSCTTAGESCEDKSPPGPASKRVRTAYTSAQLVELEKEFHFNRYLCRPRRVEMANLLNLTERQIKIWFQNRRMKYKKDQKAKGILHSPAGQSPERSPPLGGSAGHVAYSGQLPPVPGLAYDAPSPPAFAKSQPNMYGLAAYTAPLSSCLPQQKRYPAPEFEPHPMASNGGGFASANLQGSPVYVGGNFVDSMAPASGPVFNLGHLSHPSSASVDYSCAAQIPGNHHHGPCDPHPTYTDLSAHHSSQGRLPEAPKLTHL; encoded by the exons ATGTTATTTGAGCAGGGTCAGCAGGCCCTGGAGCTTCCTGAGTGCACGATGCAGAAGGCTGCTTACTATgaaaacccaggactctttggagGCTATGGCTACAGCAAAGCCACTGACACATATGGCTACAGTGCCCCCCATCAGCCTTTTCCACCCCCTACTGCTGCCAACTCTCTGGACACTGAATACCCAGGTTCTGCCTGCTCCATCCAGAGCTCTGCACCTCTGCGAGCGCCAGCCCACAAGGCGGCTGAACTCAATGGCAGCTGCATGCGGCCTGGCACTGGGAACAGCCAGGGTGGGGGTAGCAGCCAGCCTCCTGGTCTGAACACAGAGCAGCAGCCACCACAgccccctcctccaccaccaaCCCTGCCACCTTCCTCGCCCACCAATTCTGGAGGTGGAGTGCCTGCCAAGAAGGTCAAGGGTGGGCCCAATGCTTCTGGGTCTTCAGCCACCATCAGCAAGCAGATCTTCCCTTGGATGAAAGAGTCCCGACAGAACTCCAAGCAGAAGAACAGCTGTACCACCGCAG gAGAGAGCTGCGAGGACAAGAGCCCGCCGGGCCCAGCGTCCAAGCGGGTGCGCACCGCGTACACGAGTGCACAGCTGGTGGAGTTGGAGAAGGAATTCCACTTCAACCGCTACTTGTGCCGGCCACGCCGCGTGGAGATGGCCAACCTGCTGAACCTCACCGAGCGCCAAATCAAGATCTGGTTCCAGAACCGGCGCATGAAGTACAAGAAGGACCAGAAGGCCAAGGGCATCCTGCACTCGCCAGCGGGCCAGTCCCCGGAGCGCAGCCCGCCGCTCGGGGGCTCGGCGGGCCACGTGGCCTACTCGGGCCAGCTGCCGCCGGTGCCCGGCCTGGCCTACGACGCGCCCTCGCCTCCCGCTTTCGCGAAGTCTCAGCCCAACATGTACGGCCTGGCCGCCTACACGGCGCCGCTCAGCAGCTGCCTCCCGCAGCAGAAGCGGTACCCGGCGCCGGAGTTCGAGCCCCACCCCATGGCCAGCAACGGCGGCGGCTTCGCCAGCGCCAACCTGCAGGGGAGCCCCGTGTACGTGGGCGGTAACTTCGTCGACTCCATGGCACCCGCGTCCGGGCCGGTCTTCAACCTGGGCCACCTCTCGCATCCGTCTTCCGCCAGCGTGGACTACAGTTGCGCCGCGCAGATTCCCGGCAACCACCACCACGGACCGTGCGACCCTCATCCCACCTACACAGATCTCTCGGCCCACCACTCCTCTCAGGGACGCCTGCCCGAGGCCCCCAAACTGACGCATCTGTAG